In one Neobacillus sp. CF12 genomic region, the following are encoded:
- a CDS encoding ArgE/DapE family deacylase yields the protein MNVAIEKVVDSMSNEIVSLLQKMIQIPSENPPGNYEEICNFLEKELLSLGFEVKVVNVPEEETRKLNLPTPRKNVIAVMKGNGGGKNLIFNSHIDTVPAGDLEQWTYPPFSGAIANGKVYGRGATDSKGRLTAYIMAAVALKKSGIPFYGDIVITATCDEETGGVLGAGYVTGQGLVTGDMVVVEGYSNHIVRAMAGVLQLRIKSTGRPAHAAFKWKGINAVEKMAKVILELTNLQEQLKNEPSEVEGMSYTTVNVGVINGGTKVNVVPGTCEIEVDFRVIPEQTLDDIYNRVFTMIERLQMEDPEMNIQVERVPDFQTNPTVTEANSPLIEELQSAIQEVSGTTLPVVGMLGQSDTRWFIQNGIPGINYGPGTNNNNLHGYDEFMEIEDLIQTTKILTVLAKNFCGTKEYVTE from the coding sequence ATGAATGTAGCAATTGAAAAAGTAGTAGATTCGATGAGTAATGAAATCGTATCTCTATTGCAAAAAATGATTCAAATTCCTAGTGAAAATCCACCAGGAAACTATGAGGAAATTTGTAACTTTCTTGAAAAGGAACTATTATCGTTAGGATTTGAGGTAAAGGTAGTCAATGTGCCTGAGGAAGAGACGAGGAAATTAAATCTGCCAACACCTCGGAAAAATGTTATTGCTGTCATGAAGGGGAATGGAGGAGGGAAAAATTTAATTTTTAACTCTCATATTGATACGGTTCCAGCAGGAGACTTGGAACAATGGACCTACCCGCCATTTTCAGGAGCCATTGCTAATGGTAAGGTATATGGAAGAGGTGCAACAGACTCCAAAGGGCGATTAACCGCTTATATTATGGCTGCTGTGGCGTTAAAGAAGTCCGGAATTCCTTTTTACGGTGATATTGTGATCACAGCTACTTGTGATGAAGAAACTGGCGGTGTTCTAGGAGCAGGTTATGTCACTGGTCAAGGATTAGTTACCGGTGATATGGTGGTCGTGGAAGGCTACAGCAATCATATCGTTCGCGCTATGGCTGGAGTTCTTCAGTTAAGAATTAAATCAACAGGCCGTCCTGCTCATGCAGCCTTCAAATGGAAGGGAATAAATGCCGTTGAAAAAATGGCAAAAGTCATACTAGAATTAACTAACCTGCAAGAACAATTAAAAAATGAACCTTCAGAAGTTGAGGGAATGAGTTATACGACCGTCAATGTTGGAGTTATCAATGGGGGAACCAAGGTGAATGTTGTCCCTGGGACCTGTGAGATTGAGGTGGACTTTCGGGTGATTCCAGAACAAACCCTTGATGATATTTATAATCGGGTATTTACTATGATTGAAAGGCTTCAGATGGAAGATCCAGAGATGAACATCCAGGTAGAGCGAGTGCCGGATTTTCAAACCAATCCAACCGTAACTGAAGCGAATTCACCTCTAATTGAGGAATTGCAATCGGCCATTCAAGAGGTATCAGGAACCACACTTCCTGTAGTAGGAATGTTAGGGCAATCAGATACACGCTGGTTTATTCAAAATGGAATCCCAGGTATTAATTATGGCCCTGGTACAAACAACAATAATCTCCATGGTTATGATGAGTTCATGGAAATCGAGGATTTAATCCAAACGACAAAAATCTTAACGGTTCTTGCTAAAAATTTCTGTGGAACAAAAGAATACGTCACGGAATAG